The Peribacillus sp. FSL P2-0133 genome has a segment encoding these proteins:
- a CDS encoding glucose-1-phosphate adenylyltransferase: MGAKKWIAMLLAGGQGSRLGELTIGLAKPAVPFGGKYRIIDFPLSNCTHSGIDTVGVLTQYQPLILNDYVGNGKAWDLDLDVGGVSVLPPYQGKEGGEWYKGTANAVYQNIQYIDNYDPEHVLILSGDHIYKMDYSKMLDYHIEKNAEATIAVIQVPWQEASRFGIMNTNDDDKITQFDEKPKYPKSNLASMGVYLFKWKTLRKYLINDEKDENSSNDFGSNIIPKMLEDRKKLYAYRFNDYWKDVGTVESLWQAHMDLLEDTPNFQLDDQQWKIFARNANHPPQYISPDAEVSQSLINEGCMIHGKIEHSVLSYNVQVGYGSTIKDSVIMPNVTIGENVHIERSIIASNCVIEDGAIVGNSAITSDITLIGENQTIINPNKKKITHS, encoded by the coding sequence ATGGGAGCGAAAAAATGGATAGCAATGTTATTGGCAGGAGGCCAGGGTTCAAGGTTAGGTGAATTGACAATCGGTTTGGCAAAACCAGCTGTTCCCTTTGGCGGTAAATATAGAATCATCGATTTTCCATTAAGTAACTGCACTCATTCTGGTATTGATACGGTTGGGGTACTGACCCAATACCAGCCATTGATTCTAAATGATTATGTTGGTAATGGCAAAGCTTGGGACCTTGATCTGGATGTTGGCGGAGTTTCCGTACTTCCCCCTTATCAAGGGAAAGAAGGCGGTGAATGGTATAAAGGGACGGCAAACGCTGTTTATCAAAATATCCAATATATTGATAACTATGATCCGGAACATGTACTGATTCTCTCCGGTGACCATATTTATAAGATGGATTACAGTAAGATGCTGGATTATCACATCGAAAAAAATGCAGAGGCAACCATAGCTGTCATTCAAGTGCCGTGGCAGGAAGCAAGTCGTTTCGGGATCATGAATACCAATGATGATGATAAAATCACTCAATTCGATGAAAAACCAAAGTATCCAAAGAGTAATCTCGCTTCAATGGGAGTTTACCTTTTCAAGTGGAAAACCCTAAGAAAGTATTTAATAAATGATGAAAAGGATGAAAATTCTTCCAATGATTTCGGCAGCAACATCATTCCAAAGATGCTTGAAGACCGAAAAAAGCTATATGCCTATCGTTTTAATGATTATTGGAAAGATGTCGGAACGGTCGAAAGCCTTTGGCAGGCACATATGGACTTATTGGAAGATACGCCAAATTTCCAGTTGGATGATCAGCAATGGAAAATTTTTGCCCGCAATGCAAATCATCCGCCGCAATATATATCACCGGATGCCGAGGTCAGTCAGTCGCTTATCAATGAAGGGTGCATGATACATGGGAAAATTGAACATTCGGTTTTATCCTATAATGTTCAGGTTGGCTATGGGTCAACCATAAAAGATTCAGTCATCATGCCTAATGTCACGATTGGTGAAAACGTTCATATAGAAAGAAGCATCATAGCCAGCAATTGTGTTATAGAAGATGGAGCCATAGTTGGCAATTCAGCGATTACATCCGATATTACCTTAATTGGTGAAAATCAGACCATTATCAATCCAAACAAAAAAAAGATCACTCACTCTTAA